The following proteins are encoded in a genomic region of Cyclonatronum proteinivorum:
- the tsaD gene encoding tRNA (adenosine(37)-N6)-threonylcarbamoyltransferase complex transferase subunit TsaD: MIVLGIESSCDETAAAVYTTEGGLRSNVVASQKIHTRFGGVVPELASRAHQQTIWGTVSQALAEAGLQAEDVDVVAVTQGPGLMGALLVGLCFAKGFVLANGKRLVGVNHMDAHMYANFIDNPPVYPFLCLTVSGGHTQLTYVKEPFAHTLLGKTRDDAAGEAFDKIGKILGLPYPAGPVMDKHAQRGNPGFHKFPQGLLGEGFDFSFSGLKTSVLYYLQKQGDETAQAAFLKDHLQDVCASVSHAITEVLMKKLEAAMQETGCRTLMLAGGVSANTMLREKARQLAQRSGATLLIPKMAYCTDNAAMIAVTGHMLAQRGNFSDLSMKPFARVNG, from the coding sequence ATGATTGTACTTGGCATCGAATCTTCCTGCGATGAAACCGCCGCCGCTGTTTATACCACGGAGGGCGGCCTGCGGTCGAATGTGGTTGCTTCGCAAAAGATTCACACGCGCTTCGGGGGGGTTGTGCCTGAGCTTGCGTCGCGGGCACATCAGCAAACGATTTGGGGCACGGTGTCGCAGGCGCTTGCTGAAGCGGGGCTGCAGGCCGAAGATGTGGATGTGGTAGCCGTAACGCAGGGGCCCGGCCTGATGGGCGCCTTGCTTGTGGGCCTGTGTTTTGCGAAGGGCTTCGTGCTCGCCAACGGGAAGCGGCTCGTGGGCGTAAATCACATGGACGCGCACATGTACGCCAACTTCATTGACAATCCGCCGGTCTATCCGTTTTTGTGCCTCACCGTTTCGGGCGGACACACGCAGCTGACCTACGTGAAGGAGCCCTTCGCGCACACCTTGCTCGGCAAAACCCGCGATGACGCTGCGGGGGAAGCGTTCGACAAAATCGGCAAAATCCTGGGCCTGCCATACCCCGCGGGACCGGTGATGGACAAGCACGCGCAGCGGGGGAATCCCGGATTTCACAAATTCCCGCAGGGCTTGCTCGGGGAGGGCTTTGACTTCAGCTTTTCGGGCCTGAAGACCTCCGTGCTCTACTACCTGCAAAAACAGGGCGATGAGACCGCACAGGCGGCTTTTCTGAAAGATCATCTGCAGGATGTGTGCGCAAGCGTATCGCACGCCATCACCGAAGTGCTTATGAAGAAACTTGAAGCGGCCATGCAGGAAACCGGCTGCCGGACCCTCATGCTTGCCGGCGGAGTGAGCGCCAACACCATGCTGCGCGAAAAAGCCCGGCAGCTCGCCCAACGCAGCGGCGCAACCTTGCTGATTCCCAAAATGGCCTACTGCACCGACAACGCTGCAATGATTGCGGTAACCGGTCACATGCTCGCACAGCGCGGCAATTTCAGCGATTTAAGTATGAAGCCCTTTGCGCGCGTGAACGGTTGA
- a CDS encoding GMP synthase — MISTKPLRAAIIDLYNGVPNQGMRCIKNLITESSGAYYGVPIEFTVFDARAKGEIPDLSFDIYISTGGPGSPFDSEGKTWEINYFNFLDDLWHYNSAKLTPPKYAMFICHSYQMVARHFNFAEVKPRKKQSFGVYPVHQTEVGAVDPMFKDLPNPFHAADFRDWQVLQPRKDLMDEMGAQILCLEKERPHVKLERAVMAIRLLKEMIALQFHPEADPEGMLYHFSTKEQKTKIIDEFGQAKYDSIIAGLKDPGYIERTHKHIIPGFLKRAVKNNRPELVESLAGVR, encoded by the coding sequence ATGATTTCAACCAAGCCGCTGCGTGCAGCCATTATTGATTTATACAACGGCGTGCCCAATCAGGGTATGCGCTGTATCAAGAACCTGATTACCGAATCTTCCGGCGCTTATTACGGCGTACCCATTGAGTTCACTGTATTTGACGCGAGAGCCAAGGGCGAAATTCCGGACCTTTCTTTCGATATTTATATTTCTACCGGTGGCCCGGGGAGTCCTTTCGACAGTGAAGGCAAAACCTGGGAGATCAACTATTTCAACTTTCTGGATGATCTTTGGCACTATAATTCGGCCAAGCTGACGCCCCCGAAGTATGCTATGTTCATCTGCCATTCGTATCAGATGGTTGCGCGTCATTTCAATTTTGCGGAAGTGAAGCCTCGGAAGAAACAGTCATTTGGCGTATATCCTGTTCATCAGACCGAAGTAGGGGCGGTTGACCCCATGTTCAAAGACCTGCCGAATCCGTTTCATGCTGCTGATTTCCGGGACTGGCAGGTACTGCAACCCCGCAAGGATCTGATGGATGAGATGGGAGCCCAAATTCTGTGCCTTGAAAAAGAGCGTCCGCATGTGAAGCTGGAGCGCGCGGTGATGGCCATCCGTCTGCTGAAAGAAATGATCGCGCTGCAGTTTCATCCCGAAGCGGATCCTGAAGGGATGCTCTATCACTTTTCGACCAAAGAGCAAAAAACGAAAATCATTGATGAGTTCGGACAGGCCAAGTATGATTCCATCATTGCCGGCCTTAAAGATCCCGGCTACATCGAGCGAACGCACAAGCATATCATCCCCGGTTTTCTGAAGCGGGCGGTGAAAAACAACCGTCCCGAACTGGTAGAGTCTCTTGCGGGCGTCCGCTAA
- a CDS encoding universal stress protein: MLKLNKILVPTDFSDGSKDAYKYARALAKKFGGTIDFLHVIPVFKYLNESIRKLGLPLDMDKDVYPQILTDAQKRADAELDIAIPAEIRGSASVKIDRKPSERIAAYAKKKGYDMIVMGAIGSHKNKLLKGSTTEKVIRQSEVPVLAVNGDIPPQGINRVLIPTDFSSLSISALAYATSMATSFSTSVTMLHVMELYGSPLENLPKGEGEPGRGDTESMTTTILSKIRKYLEKNPLGDTEWSLEEKDGGHYLCPVGDDSRHIKFNVVILRGISAHYEIAEFANAESDIIVMATHGRSGLSHLFLGSTTEKVIMSSEIPVLTMRPSKP; this comes from the coding sequence ATGCTGAAGCTTAATAAAATTCTGGTCCCGACCGATTTTTCTGACGGTTCAAAAGATGCCTACAAATACGCTCGCGCCCTTGCCAAAAAGTTTGGCGGCACCATTGATTTCCTGCACGTCATTCCGGTGTTCAAGTATCTGAATGAGAGCATCCGTAAACTTGGGCTGCCGCTTGATATGGATAAGGATGTGTACCCGCAAATTCTGACGGACGCACAGAAACGCGCCGACGCCGAACTCGATATCGCCATTCCGGCAGAGATACGGGGCAGTGCGAGTGTTAAAATCGACCGGAAGCCGTCGGAGCGCATTGCAGCATATGCGAAGAAAAAGGGCTATGATATGATTGTGATGGGTGCCATCGGCTCGCACAAAAACAAGCTGCTCAAAGGTTCAACTACGGAAAAAGTCATTCGTCAGTCTGAAGTGCCGGTTCTTGCCGTAAACGGGGATATTCCGCCGCAGGGCATCAACCGCGTGCTGATTCCGACCGATTTCTCCAGCCTTTCGATCTCGGCCCTGGCCTATGCGACAAGTATGGCGACAAGCTTCAGCACTTCGGTTACCATGCTGCACGTAATGGAGCTGTACGGCAGTCCGCTTGAGAACCTGCCCAAGGGCGAAGGCGAGCCGGGCCGCGGCGACACCGAGTCGATGACGACAACCATTCTCTCCAAAATCAGAAAGTACCTGGAGAAAAATCCGCTGGGCGATACCGAATGGTCGCTCGAAGAGAAGGATGGCGGACACTACCTGTGTCCGGTAGGCGACGACAGCCGGCACATCAAATTTAATGTGGTGATTCTACGCGGCATCTCCGCACACTACGAAATCGCCGAGTTCGCCAATGCCGAATCCGACATCATCGTGATGGCAACACACGGCCGCAGCGGACTCTCGCATTTGTTCCTCGGTTCCACAACCGAAAAAGTCATTATGAGTTCCGAAATCCCGGTGCTCACCATGCGCCCAAGCAAACCATAA
- a CDS encoding virulence RhuM family protein, which yields MKQESEIIFYQSPDGNLKIQLLYHSDTFWMTQKKIAALFGVQRPAITKHLKNIFDSGELAEDSVSSILEHTAEDGKNYKTTFYNLDAIIAVGYRVNSNKATKFRIWATSVLKEFMIKGFVLDDERLKQSKHFGKDYFEELLERIREIRASERRFYQKITDLYALSIDYDKTDPKTKEFFATVQNKLHWAITGKTAAEIIYSSSDATKVYMALTNWKHAPDGKILKSDVSIAKNYLSEQHIRQLNRIVSAYLDLAENRAERQIPTTMQEWTKFLHQFLELSNYPILKDKGRISAIEAKLKAEQEFDKFRKIQDKNFLSDFDKEVKRLKGDG from the coding sequence ATGAAGCAAGAATCCGAAATTATATTCTACCAATCTCCTGACGGCAACCTAAAAATCCAGCTCCTTTATCATTCAGATACGTTCTGGATGACGCAAAAGAAAATTGCCGCTTTATTTGGTGTGCAGAGACCCGCCATTACCAAGCACCTGAAAAACATATTTGACTCCGGTGAATTAGCCGAAGATTCAGTTAGTTCCATTTTGGAACACACTGCAGAAGACGGGAAAAATTACAAAACCACCTTTTATAATTTAGATGCCATTATTGCGGTTGGGTATCGGGTAAATTCAAATAAGGCCACAAAGTTCAGAATTTGGGCCACATCTGTACTAAAAGAGTTTATGATAAAAGGTTTTGTTTTAGACGATGAGCGTTTAAAGCAAAGCAAACATTTCGGTAAGGACTATTTTGAAGAGCTTCTTGAAAGAATACGTGAAATACGAGCAAGTGAGCGAAGGTTCTACCAAAAGATTACAGATTTATATGCCCTATCGATCGACTACGACAAAACTGATCCGAAAACCAAAGAATTCTTCGCTACTGTACAAAACAAATTACATTGGGCTATAACCGGTAAAACTGCAGCTGAAATAATTTATTCATCTTCAGACGCAACAAAGGTGTATATGGCACTAACGAACTGGAAACATGCGCCAGATGGAAAGATTTTAAAATCAGATGTTTCGATTGCGAAGAACTATCTTAGCGAACAGCATATCAGACAACTCAACCGAATTGTTTCGGCTTACCTTGACTTGGCTGAGAATAGAGCCGAAAGACAAATTCCAACAACTATGCAAGAGTGGACTAAATTTCTTCATCAGTTTTTGGAGTTATCTAACTACCCTATTTTAAAGGATAAAGGAAGAATTAGTGCGATTGAAGCAAAACTAAAGGCAGAACAGGAGTTTGATAAGTTCAGGAAGATTCAGGATAAAAATTTCCTGTCTGATTTCGACAAGGAGGTCAAGCGATTAAAAGGTGATGGGTAA
- a CDS encoding ATP-grasp domain-containing protein — MKKIGIIRGMETTFPDALVHNINKEFGSQVKAEFIQLEAVNMDADPGYDVIIDRISHEVPFYRSYLKWASLKGTYIINNPFWWSADDKFIDNIIAQQAGVAVPKTVILPHNQHPPNTESTSFRNLKFPIEWDGVFEYIGFPSFLKPFDGGGWRGVTKCNNPHDFFKAYNESGQDCMMLQEGIEFEDYFRCYGIGRRYTQIMRYNPDAEPHRRYYDVSHEPVPEKLMKKIERDVLALCKALGYDMNTVEFAIRDGIPYAIDFMNPAPDADYYSVGVENFNWIVKHMTEFAVEKALEKRKTPQFTANGVLEPDAKSK; from the coding sequence ATGAAAAAAATCGGAATTATTCGCGGGATGGAAACCACTTTCCCCGACGCGCTGGTACATAACATCAATAAGGAATTTGGCTCGCAGGTGAAGGCGGAGTTTATTCAGCTCGAAGCCGTTAACATGGATGCCGACCCCGGCTATGATGTCATCATCGACCGTATTTCGCATGAAGTGCCGTTTTACCGCTCGTACCTGAAGTGGGCGTCGCTGAAAGGCACCTATATCATCAACAATCCTTTCTGGTGGAGCGCTGACGATAAGTTTATCGATAACATCATTGCGCAACAGGCCGGCGTTGCCGTGCCGAAAACGGTGATTCTGCCGCACAATCAGCACCCGCCAAATACAGAATCGACTTCTTTCCGCAACCTTAAGTTCCCGATTGAGTGGGACGGTGTTTTTGAGTACATCGGTTTTCCGTCCTTCCTGAAGCCCTTTGACGGGGGCGGCTGGCGCGGGGTGACCAAGTGCAACAACCCGCACGACTTTTTTAAGGCCTACAATGAGTCGGGTCAGGATTGTATGATGCTGCAGGAAGGCATTGAGTTTGAAGATTATTTCCGGTGCTATGGCATTGGCCGCCGCTATACGCAGATTATGCGCTACAACCCGGACGCCGAGCCGCACCGCCGCTATTATGATGTGTCGCACGAGCCCGTGCCCGAGAAGCTGATGAAGAAGATAGAGCGCGATGTGCTTGCGCTTTGCAAGGCGCTTGGCTACGACATGAATACGGTGGAGTTCGCCATCCGCGACGGCATTCCATATGCGATTGATTTCATGAACCCGGCCCCGGATGCGGATTACTACTCTGTGGGTGTGGAGAATTTCAACTGGATTGTGAAGCACATGACCGAATTTGCCGTCGAGAAAGCACTCGAAAAACGCAAGACCCCGCAGTTTACCGCCAACGGAGTGCTGGAGCCTGATGCTAAGTCCAAGTAA
- a CDS encoding MltF family protein, which translates to MRSHTFSFLFTLALLSGGLLLAGCGGNGGTEHTEQLRGPQVELDFDAILERGTLRAITSYSPVSYFIYRGQPMGYEYELLNIFAEKHDLDIEMIVARDLGDMFDMLNRGEGDLVAYGLTITRDRRQDIAFTVPLNTTRQVLVQRKPDSWRQMRLHEIERTLTRSPIDLAGETVVVRRASAYEERIRNLEDEIGADINVVVADTGVTTEQLIRMVAEREIDFTIADENIARLNRAYFPILDIETPVSLPQQTAWGVRLNSPQLLEALNDWLTAYQRDSEYYVIYNKYFENTRAFRNRLSSQFMFSEGGQISDFDDLIRDNAERIGWDWKLLAALIYQESQFNPNARSWAGAVGLMQLMPNTARAFGARNPRDPRESIEAGVAFIEWLEDYWESRIEDPEQRQRFVIASYNVGQGHVQDARRLADAFGANPDVWDDVAVYLEKKMYAEYYNHEVVQFGYARGIEPVRYVNNILYIYQHYRSLYAARDEPEQQDDIVLD; encoded by the coding sequence ATGCGTTCGCATACTTTCAGCTTTTTATTTACCCTGGCGCTGTTATCCGGTGGTCTGTTGCTTGCGGGCTGCGGGGGAAATGGCGGCACGGAACACACAGAACAGTTGCGCGGGCCGCAGGTTGAGCTTGATTTTGACGCTATTCTTGAGCGCGGCACGCTGCGGGCCATCACAAGCTACAGTCCCGTAAGCTATTTTATTTATCGCGGGCAGCCCATGGGGTATGAGTACGAGCTGCTGAATATTTTTGCAGAAAAGCACGATCTCGACATCGAGATGATTGTCGCCCGCGACCTCGGGGATATGTTCGACATGCTGAACCGCGGTGAGGGAGATCTCGTCGCCTACGGCCTCACCATCACCCGCGACCGACGGCAGGACATCGCTTTTACGGTGCCCCTGAACACCACCCGGCAGGTGCTCGTGCAGCGCAAGCCGGACAGTTGGCGGCAGATGCGGCTGCATGAAATTGAGCGCACCCTCACGCGAAGCCCGATCGACCTTGCCGGGGAAACCGTAGTTGTTCGCCGCGCTTCGGCCTATGAAGAGCGCATTCGCAATCTCGAAGACGAAATCGGCGCGGATATCAATGTAGTTGTGGCCGATACGGGGGTTACGACCGAACAGCTCATCCGCATGGTTGCCGAGCGCGAAATTGATTTCACCATTGCGGATGAAAATATCGCCCGTCTCAACCGCGCCTACTTCCCGATTCTGGATATTGAAACGCCGGTCAGCCTGCCGCAGCAAACCGCATGGGGCGTACGTCTCAACTCCCCTCAGCTCCTCGAAGCCCTGAACGACTGGCTGACCGCCTATCAGCGGGATTCCGAATATTACGTGATTTACAACAAGTACTTCGAAAACACCCGGGCTTTTCGCAACCGGCTGTCGTCTCAGTTCATGTTTTCGGAAGGCGGACAAATCTCCGATTTCGACGACCTCATCCGGGACAACGCCGAGCGCATTGGCTGGGATTGGAAACTGTTGGCGGCTCTCATTTATCAGGAATCACAATTCAATCCCAATGCACGAAGCTGGGCCGGTGCGGTCGGTCTCATGCAGCTCATGCCGAACACCGCGCGGGCATTCGGCGCAAGAAACCCGCGGGATCCGCGCGAAAGCATTGAAGCCGGCGTCGCGTTTATTGAATGGCTCGAAGACTACTGGGAAAGCCGCATTGAAGACCCCGAACAGCGGCAGCGTTTTGTGATTGCTTCCTACAACGTAGGGCAGGGACACGTACAGGATGCGCGCCGCCTCGCCGATGCCTTCGGCGCAAATCCGGATGTATGGGATGACGTAGCCGTGTATCTGGAAAAGAAAATGTACGCCGAATATTACAACCATGAAGTCGTGCAGTTCGGCTACGCCCGCGGCATTGAGCCGGTGCGCTACGTGAATAACATTCTGTACATCTATCAGCACTACCGCTCGCTCTATGCTGCCCGCGACGAACCCGAGCAACAGGATGATATTGTGCTTGACTGA
- a CDS encoding alpha/beta hydrolase-fold protein: MITPLHRNILARHKGTLSGALRVLPFRSRALGVSRTVFVYEPPNMRNVSDMHLLYLFRGHEREFVYINEDDSRETTTIEDLDALIVSGEIPPVMAVIPGLTSLDGKKHSMGINTLVPPQDMRDGLGTGQVWDFLTLDLIPYLEARYQKKLGSGIRMAAGFSLGGYTAALLATAFPGYLDHAGIYDGLFMFDGQTDIRTNAPDEIWLKSAVPDAALCPAEKRSPENLAPWNPAELIRYADPVTLEEIQETMFWIRSAAGDGQEGNHDRCKYFTALLREHGITAGFNRIPLHPDARHTWHWNDRFIRLFLLNVFSV; the protein is encoded by the coding sequence ATGATCACTCCGCTGCACCGAAACATTCTGGCACGCCACAAAGGCACCCTCAGCGGTGCCCTGCGGGTGCTGCCGTTTCGGTCGCGCGCGCTCGGGGTTTCCCGCACGGTATTTGTGTATGAGCCGCCCAATATGCGGAACGTGTCGGACATGCACCTGCTGTACCTGTTCCGCGGACATGAGCGGGAGTTTGTTTACATCAATGAAGACGACAGCCGCGAAACAACGACCATTGAAGACCTCGATGCCCTGATTGTGTCCGGCGAAATTCCGCCGGTGATGGCGGTGATTCCCGGACTGACCTCCCTTGACGGCAAAAAGCACAGCATGGGGATTAACACCCTGGTGCCGCCGCAGGACATGCGGGACGGTCTCGGCACCGGGCAGGTTTGGGATTTTCTTACGCTTGACCTCATTCCCTACCTGGAAGCCCGTTATCAGAAAAAGCTGGGCAGCGGTATCCGGATGGCCGCGGGTTTTTCCCTGGGCGGCTATACGGCTGCGCTGCTTGCAACGGCCTTCCCCGGTTATCTTGATCACGCGGGCATTTATGACGGCCTGTTCATGTTCGACGGTCAAACAGATATCCGAACCAATGCCCCTGACGAAATCTGGCTGAAATCAGCTGTACCCGACGCCGCCCTCTGTCCGGCCGAAAAACGCTCCCCGGAAAATCTCGCCCCCTGGAACCCTGCCGAGCTGATTCGTTACGCTGACCCCGTAACCCTCGAAGAAATACAGGAAACCATGTTCTGGATTCGCAGTGCCGCCGGCGACGGGCAGGAAGGCAATCACGACCGCTGCAAATACTTCACCGCCCTGCTGCGCGAGCACGGCATTACCGCAGGCTTCAACCGAATCCCCCTGCACCCCGACGCCCGCCACACCTGGCACTGGAACGACCGCTTCATCAGGCTCTTCCTGCTGAATGTGTTCTCGGTTTAG
- a CDS encoding esterase family protein has protein sequence MHREFVKWWSPSLGREMDMLVFGHSGTPVLVFPSSNGRFYEWEDFKMIEAVRGKIESGQNQFFCLDSVDAESFYNRNVHPHVRFARYEQYERYILDEVVPLINNKNPNRYIITTGASFGAYHAANFALKNPWTFRKLIAMSGKYDISAFADGHEGDNIYFNNPVAYMPNMHNHDHLEQIRRNDLRFVVGDHDICLDATKHFCHILYQKGIWYELDVWSPGIIHDWPAWRGMIVKHLL, from the coding sequence ATGCACAGAGAATTTGTTAAATGGTGGAGTCCGAGTCTGGGCCGTGAGATGGACATGCTGGTTTTCGGACACAGCGGAACTCCTGTACTTGTTTTTCCTTCAAGCAATGGCCGCTTTTATGAGTGGGAAGATTTTAAGATGATTGAAGCCGTGCGCGGCAAAATTGAGAGCGGTCAGAATCAGTTTTTCTGCCTCGATTCGGTCGATGCCGAGAGCTTTTATAACCGCAATGTGCACCCGCATGTGCGTTTTGCCCGCTATGAGCAATATGAGCGCTATATCCTGGATGAAGTTGTGCCGCTGATCAACAACAAGAATCCGAACCGCTATATCATTACGACCGGGGCAAGTTTTGGGGCGTATCATGCCGCGAATTTTGCGCTGAAGAACCCGTGGACTTTCCGCAAGCTGATTGCGATGAGCGGTAAGTATGATATTTCCGCATTTGCTGACGGGCATGAAGGTGATAACATCTACTTCAATAATCCGGTGGCCTACATGCCTAACATGCACAACCATGACCATCTGGAGCAAATCCGTCGTAACGATTTGCGGTTTGTGGTGGGCGATCATGATATTTGCCTTGATGCAACCAAACACTTTTGTCATATTCTGTATCAGAAAGGTATCTGGTACGAACTGGATGTCTGGAGCCCCGGCATTATTCACGACTGGCCGGCATGGCGCGGAATGATCGTCAAGCACCTGTTGTGA
- a CDS encoding zinc-dependent metalloprotease, with protein MSDSAPRLFFSFIATSLLLFLVTVPLALGQVQLHSITGSQNDDISLQLSEQQLSYEVQTKAVSVHPEQFSPAQLYESALVETALFDGKTLVTEISRVTEHSGGANSFISVNPDGQRIYVIGAWQGDRYAATILDYESNRFYTIRPGTGDSLHRLSEISYALAAFPACSTGEAETTYTEAWMAHPFFGHHQPTAPVMPNLPAQLMEDTPAAVDLLLVYTPNAATWALENEGGIELSVALKMGLSQLSLDLSDVNMELRLVGLREIDYDETTASSSVHLRRITTSPEFSFGPEFEGFLDEVHDWRDETGADLVAMLAEVNDTGGIAWLLTNPNGRPELGFSLNRIQQTTRTFTLIHEIAHNMGSAHSRNQATQPAPPNGALYVFSTGWRWDGLHDESYASVMAYNENSLAAPVFANPDISWGGAPSGALEGPFAPADNARSLRLAKHIVGNYRPTVLDGPELGTLPAALSAEVLHGEEATLTLSIQNAGESWLTWQAQIVSDEAQYGTAPLLGETQFGEDEGFSPGTYSAFNGWSLFNDNTGAGSFQITDENPSTGSQHLRLPDFDGLEIPLLLGSPEFFDTADISAVEFSYDQFLRQNTRYRAVFPLSSGQIELEIRPFEIVAYFRDVREGFGTEFFRSFNFNFIRGDYERVEVIFLAEAQEILMRYGGTEVFRYQADMIEDVPNRMFFFYGGYPGLQNPIDIDAIEVRAFDAATEWIAAPLPYAGSAEPGTTDSFTFELRSTGLEPGGYEKDIRLLTNDPERTEISIPVSLSVIPPTSLPGEPEHELAQNPQLLQNYPNPFNPTTTISFILPEAGEAQLEVFNLAGQRVATLVNGELPSGTHQVRFDASALSSGVYLYRLHSAGLSQTRSMVLVK; from the coding sequence ATGTCCGACTCAGCTCCCCGCTTGTTCTTTTCTTTTATAGCTACATCTCTTCTTCTGTTCCTGGTTACTGTGCCGCTTGCACTGGGGCAGGTGCAGCTTCATTCGATCACGGGTTCGCAGAATGACGATATTTCGCTGCAACTCAGCGAACAACAGCTGTCTTATGAAGTGCAGACCAAGGCCGTTTCGGTCCATCCTGAACAATTTTCACCGGCGCAACTGTATGAGTCGGCCCTTGTTGAAACGGCTTTATTTGACGGGAAGACGCTGGTCACCGAAATATCGCGGGTTACCGAACACAGTGGCGGCGCAAACAGCTTTATTTCGGTCAACCCCGACGGGCAACGTATTTACGTGATTGGCGCCTGGCAGGGCGACCGCTACGCGGCAACTATACTGGATTACGAATCCAACCGCTTCTACACCATACGTCCGGGCACGGGCGACAGCCTGCACCGCCTGAGCGAGATTTCGTACGCGCTTGCGGCATTCCCCGCCTGCAGCACCGGCGAAGCCGAGACCACCTACACCGAAGCCTGGATGGCGCATCCGTTCTTCGGACATCATCAGCCAACGGCTCCCGTCATGCCAAACCTGCCCGCACAGCTGATGGAAGACACCCCTGCCGCCGTTGATCTTTTGCTCGTATACACCCCCAATGCAGCCACCTGGGCCCTGGAAAACGAAGGCGGCATCGAGCTCTCGGTCGCGCTCAAAATGGGGCTGAGTCAGCTGTCCCTTGATCTCAGCGATGTGAACATGGAGCTCCGGCTTGTCGGGCTGCGTGAGATTGACTACGATGAAACGACCGCTTCGAGTAGTGTACACCTGCGCCGCATCACGACCTCACCCGAATTTTCTTTTGGGCCGGAGTTTGAAGGCTTTTTGGATGAAGTGCACGACTGGCGGGACGAAACCGGCGCGGACCTTGTCGCCATGCTGGCAGAAGTGAACGATACCGGCGGCATCGCCTGGCTCCTCACCAATCCGAACGGTCGCCCCGAACTGGGCTTTTCCCTGAACCGGATTCAGCAAACGACCCGGACTTTCACGCTTATCCACGAGATTGCACACAACATGGGCAGCGCGCACAGCCGGAATCAGGCCACGCAGCCGGCTCCGCCCAATGGCGCGCTGTACGTGTTTTCGACCGGCTGGCGCTGGGATGGCCTGCACGACGAGAGCTATGCTTCGGTCATGGCCTACAACGAGAATTCGCTGGCAGCGCCCGTTTTTGCCAATCCCGATATTTCGTGGGGCGGGGCACCGAGCGGGGCACTCGAGGGTCCTTTTGCCCCGGCCGACAACGCGCGGTCGCTGCGGCTTGCCAAGCACATCGTAGGCAACTACCGCCCGACAGTGCTTGATGGTCCGGAACTCGGCACCCTGCCCGCGGCCCTCAGCGCCGAAGTGCTGCACGGAGAGGAAGCAACCCTCACGCTCAGCATCCAGAATGCGGGCGAAAGCTGGCTGACCTGGCAGGCGCAAATCGTCTCGGATGAGGCTCAGTACGGCACAGCGCCTTTGCTGGGCGAAACGCAGTTTGGGGAAGACGAAGGATTTAGTCCCGGCACCTACAGCGCCTTCAACGGCTGGTCGCTGTTCAATGATAATACCGGCGCCGGAAGCTTTCAGATTACGGATGAAAATCCCTCAACCGGTTCACAACACCTGCGACTCCCGGATTTTGACGGACTGGAAATCCCGCTGTTATTAGGCAGCCCTGAATTCTTCGATACCGCGGACATTTCTGCCGTAGAATTTAGCTACGATCAGTTCCTGCGCCAAAACACCCGCTACCGTGCGGTGTTCCCCCTGAGCAGCGGACAAATCGAGCTGGAAATCCGGCCTTTCGAAATTGTGGCCTACTTCCGGGATGTACGCGAAGGATTCGGAACTGAGTTTTTCCGCTCCTTCAACTTCAATTTCATCCGGGGAGATTATGAGCGGGTCGAAGTCATCTTTCTGGCTGAGGCGCAGGAAATCCTAATGCGGTACGGCGGCACCGAAGTATTCCGCTACCAAGCCGATATGATTGAGGACGTGCCCAACCGCATGTTCTTCTTTTACGGCGGATACCCTGGCCTGCAAAACCCGATTGATATTGACGCCATCGAAGTTCGCGCCTTTGACGCTGCAACCGAGTGGATTGCCGCCCCCCTCCCCTACGCAGGCAGCGCGGAACCGGGCACGACCGACAGCTTCACTTTTGAACTGCGCAGTACCGGACTCGAACCCGGCGGCTATGAAAAAGACATCCGGCTTCTGACCAACGACCCGGAGCGTACAGAAATCAGCATTCCGGTAAGCCTGAGCGTGATTCCACCCACAAGCCTGCCCGGAGAGCCCGAGCATGAGCTTGCCCAAAACCCGCAGCTTCTGCAAAACTACCCCAACCCCTTCAACCCGACGACAACCATCAGCTTCATCCTGCCCGAAGCCGGTGAGGCGCAGCTTGAGGTCTTCAACCTCGCCGGTCAGCGCGTTGCAACGCTGGTAAACGGCGAACTGCCATCCGGCACGCATCAGGTCCGCTTCGACGCCTCAGCCCTCAGCAGCGGCGTTTACCTCTACCGCCTGCACTCCGCCGGCCTCAGCCAAACCCGAAGCATGGTCTTGGTGAAATAG